In Elephas maximus indicus isolate mEleMax1 chromosome 5, mEleMax1 primary haplotype, whole genome shotgun sequence, the sequence gaactagatggtgcccagctacaaccgatgactgccctgacagggaacacaacagagaacccctgagggagcacgagagcagtgggatgtagaccccaaattctcgtaaaaagatctgacttaatggtctgattgagactagagagaccctggagatcacggtccccagaccttctgttagcccaagactggaaccattcctaaacccaactcttcagatagggactggactggactatgggatagaaaatgataatggtgaggattgagcttcttggatcaagcagacacatgagactatgtgggcagctcctgtctggatggaagatgagagggcagagggggtcagaagctgcccaaatggacatgaaaatagagggtggagagaagaagtgtgctgtcccattagagggagagcaactaggagtatatagcaaggtgtatgtaagtttttgtatgagagactgacttggtttgtaaactttcacttaaaaaacaataataaaaaaaaaaattccgctTCCCACTAtcgagagtggcgtctggggtcttaaacactagtgcccggacatctaagatgcatcgattggtctcaactcacctggagcaaaggagaatgaagaacaccaaagacacaaggtaataatgaacccaagagactgaaagggccacataaatcagagactacatcagcatgagaccagaagaactagatggtgcctggctacaaccgatgactgccctgacagggaacacaacagagaatccctgatggagcaggagaaaaaggggatgcagacctcaaattctagtaaaaagaccagacttaatggtctgactgagattagagggaCCATgaaggtcatggtctccagaccttctgttagcccaagactgggactattcccgaagccaactcttcagacagggattgggactggactataagacagaaaatgatactggtgaggagtgagcttcttggctcaagtagacacacgagactttacggaaggggagatgagaaggcggcggggtggggggggctggttgaatggacacaggaatacagggcggagagaaagagtgtgctgtcacattgtaggaagagcaaccagggtcacgtaacaatgtgcgTATAAGTTTCTATATGAAaaactgacctgaattgtaaactttcacttgaagcacaaaaaaagaaaaaaaaaagcgtgCAAGCTACTGACCTAGGAGGTCAGAGTTCCACTCTGAGCGTAGAATAGCGAATGCACCCTGCTGGGGAGACAAGACCACCACTAGCGAGGAAGCAGCACACGAGACCTGCCGCTGACCTAAACATGCACAGCTCAAACAGACCACTGAGCTGTGGGTGTACTCTGAGACCGGCCACACCAGGCGCAGCCCTGCCAGGGCCAGGCTGTGACTGCACTCCCTGGCCTGCTGCCAGAACAGGGCCAACAGGGGTTGGGCAGCTGGGCTGTGGGTGCAGCTGTGGCCTGCCACTGGACAGGGCTGATCAGGACTGGCCAGCTGGGCTGTGAGTACATCTATGGACCCAGCAAAGGTCCAGACCGAGGCAGTGAGAGCCAAGGTGGCCAAGGAGGACCAGCTCCACACCAGACTAGGAATGCACCAGCTTAGCAggcagggagaagaggaaaggggACCACCTAGAAAAAGGGAAGCCCATTTGTGAAGAGGCCACGCGGCATCCACATTGAAGCAACAGATAAGACACTGTGCCCAGCCCCCAGGAGACAGGCCCAGCTCCTAGGAAGACAAAGGAAGCTCCCATAAAAGGACATGAATAAAGAGGCCACGAGGAGGCCAAGCAGCAAGCCGTGGGCACCTAGTGCTGTGGGTCCCAGAAAGCAGAAGCCCGCTGCTGGGAATTGAGAAGTGTGTCTCACACAGGTGCAGCCTGAGCCAAGCAAGGGCGGGAAAGATCTGAGCAGAGGACCCAAGGGAAGCTGCAACCTGAAAGCAAGACAGCGCCGTACCATGCACACGAGGGGCTCATGAGGTGGTGGGGGCACAGCAGACGCACACGAGTGGCTCACAGGGCGgtgggagcacagcagaggaagcaCGCGAGACACTGGGGGGGCTCAAGAGGGTGAGCACGTGCAGTGGGGAATGGAGTCGAGCCCAGGTTGCTGGCTCCAGATTAGGCTTCACAAGCAGCTTGAGCAGGTAGACAAGCACCGAGTAGGGGACGTGCTGCATCTGGAGCAGAGCCAGAAAGGGCTTTATGGAGGAAGGGCCACATTACAGGGTGGGGGGTGCTCCTCCCAGCACGGAGAGTACTCATTGATTGATCTGCCGATgagaaaagaactttaaaaaaacctGTCTCGAGAAATATTTAAGAGAAAGAAATCAAGATTTGCAAATAAGGCAATGCTGCTAGGACTACGGTCAACACGAGGACTGTCCATACTACTTAGCAGCCTGGGAGAGGGCTCAGCAGGCCAGCTGCCGGCAGTCAAAGCTTTCCTAGCTTCCTGGAACTCTACTTCAGCCAGAAAGAGAGAAGTCATTAGACAAAACCTACATCAAAGCTTCAGCCTCTGAGTAAACTGCACTGTGTCACGATTAATCATTTGAAACAAATGGTGAGGGTGTAAGGTGCCCCTGAGGTGAGACACAGATAGGCAGTCATCCCACACAGCAGCAACTCACAGTGACAAGAACTGTGCCCAAGGCCGCAGAGTTGGTGTGTAGGGGCagagagggggtggggaggactcATGGGGCGGGGAGAGGGGAGGTGTGTGGGGGGATGTAGGGGGGGATTGTCAGGAGTGGGAACTCAAGGTGGGATGTGGGGGGGCACCGGCAGCAGGCCTGGCTgaccctctccctcccccgccaccaccccagcagtgtgaccttgagtatacccctgACCCTCCAAACCTGCCTCCTGCCCTGTTAAATGCCAAGGTTAAAGCAGAATGAGTGGGCGCTAGACACCTGGCTGCAGCAGGTGTCTAGACGCTGGCAGGGAGTGTGAGTGTGACTGGCTGGGGAGTACTCATGCCACAGGACAGAACTCACTGCAGGAGGGCCTCATCGCAAGCAGCCGTGGGCGCTGCTCCAGAGCCTGGGCCTGCGCTGCCGTTTTAGTGGGACGAGTGGACTTCCAGAGTCAGTACCGATTCTCACCTcactttctcctgcccaccagcAGTGCGAGGCCACTCCCCACCCGTGTCTTCCCAGAAAGCACTAAGTCAGCGGGAACCCGGGCACCTGGGGAACACCCAGACCTTTCTGGGTGCAGACTCCTGGCAGAGCACCAAGAACATTAAGTTCAACGTGCCGGCTGGTGAATGAGATGAGTGTCCAGGAGCCGGGTGCTCTTGCAGGTGATCTGCCCACCCTGTGGACCCAGAGCACCTGGGCGCCCTGTGCAAACGGTCCACAGCTCACCTGTCTGAAGACAGGATCACGGTAAGCATCTACGTTTTGGGTAACAAGAACTCTGCTGAAGGCCTTGCACTCGCTCCTACCCTCTCCCACGGGACCCGTTGACACTGCACCCTGGAAGAATGTCCAAACACAGACAAAAGAGCGCCCCGGAGGAAAAAACGCCCCACCTCTGTACATACGCGAGCGTCTTTCCTTACTACACCTAACAGTACCGCACACAgtcgcacacacacatacgcacacacacggACACGCGAGtgcgcacacatacatacacgcacgcgcacacacacacacacgggcgcgcacaagcacacacacatacgtgcacAGAGGAACATCCCCCCTCAGCTTACAACACCCGGGCGGCGGCGAGGGCGCGGACCCGACTCACCATGAACGCGCGGGGCTCAGGATCGCGCGGCCGGCGGCTCCATGCCTCGCTCCGCGGACACTGCCCTCTGCCGCACCCGGGGCCGACCCACGGAGGGACCGAGGGACCGACCCGCAGACGCACAGGACGCAAGGCAGGGCTGCGGCTGCGGGGCGGAGCCAGGCCACTCAGTCGCGCGCAGATGCCGGGAGCGCACGACGCTCGGTTCGCTCCGCCTCCAACGCTCCAGCCTGGCTCGTCGAGACCCCGACCTGGGCCCGGGAGACCGGGACcggggccgggggccgggggccgggggccggggaccgggggcggggccgggggcggggctgcGCCAGGGAGACCTCAGCGTCCCGGGCGCGTGGGTGTCCACAGTGGGTGGTGGTAGCAGAAGGCAGCTGCGCCCCCTTTCGACAGGCGCAGGGGCACCGGGCGAAAGGTGCGCGCAGCTGGGCGGCTCCAGCGGCCGCACCTGGGCACGCTTAGCCACGATCTCAGTCTCCCGACCGCCGCAGACAGGTGCAGCTTGGTCCTATCctaaagggaaactgaggctccgagCCTTGCACAGGGCCAGGGACGTAGGGCCTAGACGCGGCTTTGCACCCCCCTCCCAGGCTTGCCCGCGGAGTCCGACTTCTAGGAACTGACGAGGCCAGGCGTGCCGGTGAAGACACGGGATTCTTCGGAGGAAGGATGCGCAGACCACCGCTAAACCGGCATCCGGCATCCGTCTAAACCTCGGGCACCGGGTCCCTGGTTACACGGGGGATGTACATGGTAAGAAGTAAGCGTAATGCCGAGCAACACACAGCCAAGTTCTAGCTCGTAATGTAAGAAGATACTGAGAAATACCTACCAAAGGGCACTATACAGAGTATTAACGCGGGTCTTGCCCGGGTGGTGGTGGCTAGTTGCCTTCTcacctgattccgactcatggcgaccccgtgtgcagagcagaactgctctgaagggttttcaaggctgtggccttcgggaagcagattgccaggcctgtcttccgaggcacttctgggtaggttcgaaccagcAACCTCTGGGCTAGtggtccagcacttaactgtttgcactgaccttttcttctttatactcTACTGTGGTTGTCAGATGTTTCCTACACTgagattattttaattaaaacaccaggacacaccaaaaaaaacccaggcccGGATAGAAACCAGATCTGTGGTTGCTTTTGGAGGGGGTTGCCTGGGAAGGGCCACAAAGACCTGTAGTGATGGAAACACTCTCTCAATGTGCACTCATCAGAACTGAATGgcatgataaaaattattttaaaataaataaataaataaataaaaagactaaaaacaaaaactgaatggTATACTTCAGAGCATTCTGCTTGAAAATCACACCTcaacttaaaaaatgtttaaagtcCTTGTAGGGTCAGAGTTGTTTTAGGTCACCCGTGGGCCAGGGTCCGAGGGCTGGCCAGCCTGGGTCTGGGGCTCGCAGGGCTCTCCCTGTGACAGCCTGCACAGGCCCCTGGGCTGTGAGCACACACTTCCGCCGGCTGATTTTCTACAAAGCAGAATGGCCAAATCCCAGCAGGAGCTTCTTCATTCAGAAGACACCTAGAAAGTCCTCCGGGGGAGAACTGAACAGACAGACGGTGACAAGTGACAACGAGGGTGTGGAGGAACTGGAACCGTCACACGATGGCAGGAGTGGAAAATGCATCAGCAGTTCTGGAagagagtttggcagtttcttacaggCACCTACCGTACGACCAGGAGCTCCACGCCTAGGGATACACTCAACACAGGCACCTACCGTACGACCAGGAGCTCCACGCCTAGGGATACACTCAACACAGGCACCTACCGTACGACCAGGAGCTCCACGCCTAGGGATACACTCAACACAGGCACCTACCGTACGACCAGGAGCTCCACGCCTAGGGATACACTCAACACAGGCACCTACCGTACGACCAGGAGCTCCACGCCTAGGGATACACTCAACACAGGCACCTACCGTACGACCAGGAGCTCCACGCCTAGGGATACACTCAACACAGGCACCTACCGTACGACCAGGAGCTCCACGCCTAGGGATACACTCAACACAGGCACCTACCGTACGACCAGGAGCTCCACGCCTAGGGATACACTCAACACAGGCACCTACCGTACGACCAGGAGCTCCACGCCTAGGGATACACTCAACACAGGCACCTACCCTAGGACCAGGAGCTCCACGCCTAGGGATACACTCAACACAGGCACCTACCGTACGACCAGGAGCTCCATGCCTAGGGATACACTCAACACAGGCACCTACCCTAAGACCAGGAGCTCCACGCCTAGGGATACACTCAACACAGGCACCTACCGTACGACCAGGAGCTCCACGCCTAGGGATACACTCAACACAGGCACCTACCCTAGGACCAGGAGCTCCACGCCTAGGGATACACTCAACACAGGCACCTACCGTACGACCAGGAGCTCCACGCCTAGGGATACACTCAACACAGGCACCTACCGTACGACCAGGAGCTCCACGCCTAGGGATACACTCAACACAGGCGCCTACCGTACGACCAGGAGCTCCACGCCTAGGGATACACTCAACACAGGCACCTACCCTAAGACCAGGAGCTCCACGCCTAGGGATACACTCAACACAGGCACCTACCGTACGACCAGGAGCTCCATGCCTAGGGATACACTCAACACAGGCACCTACCCTAAGACCAGGAGCTCCATGCCTAGGGATACACTCAACACAGGCACCTACCGTACGACCAGGAGCTCCACGCCTAGGGATACACTCAACACAGGCACCTACCGTACGACCAGGAGCTCCACGCCTAGGGATACACTCAACACAGGCACCTACCGTACGACCAGGAGCTCCACGCCTAGGGATACACTCAACACAGGCACCTACCCTAGGACCAGGAGCTCCACGCCTAGGGATACGCTCAACACAGGCACCTACCCTAGGACCAGGAGCTCCACGCCTAGGGATACGCTCAACACAGGCGCCTACCGTATGACCAGGAGCTCCACGCCTAGGGATACACTCAACACAGGCACCTACCCTAAGACCAGGAGCTCCACACCTAGGGAACACTCAACACAGGCACCTACCCTAGGACCAGGAGCTCCACGCCTAGGGATACACTCAACACAGGCACCTACCCTACGACCAGGAGCTCCACGCCTAGGGATACACTCAACACAGGCACCTACCCTAGGACCAGGAGCTCCACGCCTAGGGATACACTCAACACAGGCACCTACCGTATGACCAGGAGCTCCACGCCTAGGGATACACTCAACACAGGCACCTACCCTAAGACCAGGAGCTCCACGCCTAGGGATACACTCAACACAGGCACCTACCCTAAGACCAGGAGCTCCACGCCTAGGGATACACTCAACACAGGCACCTACCGTACGACCAGGAGCTCCACGCCTAGGGATACACTCAACACAGGCACCTACCGTATGACCAGGAGCTCCATGCCTAGGGATACAGTCAACACAGGCATCTACCGTATGCCCGGGAGCTCCATGCCTAGGAATACACTCAAGAGAATTAAAACATACCCGTGAGATGCAAatatgcagcattattcataacggCCCCAAACTGGAAGCAATCCCAAAATCCACCAACTGGTGAAGAGGAAAGCAgcaatgaaaaaagaacaaactaccaTAACATGGTGCTATAAGATgggtgaacctcaaaaacatcatgctaagcgaaagatgccagacacaaaagacaatttgcatgactccatttatatgaaatttcttAAAAAGGCAAATTTctagaggaaaaaacaaatggGCATTTGCCTGGGGCTGGAGCAGGGTCGACTGCAAACAGGCAGAAGGGAACTCTTTTGAGTGATGAAATTCTCTAACACTGGACTGCAGTGAAGGTGGCCTAACTGTATACATTGACTACCAATCACAAAGCAGTTACAATGATTTTAGGGTATATCAATAATTTCTCAACAAAGAAGAGTTGATTCTGGCTGGAAGGATCAGGGAAGAAGGTCTTGTTAAGAAAAAATTATCCCTAACTTGCAAAGAAGGCAAAAGCAGGTGTGGTGGATGGAAGGGAGGCTTCCTTTCAGTTCACACCTGGGCATTTTTAACACGCGTGTCCAGGGATTATCTAGGAGAATGTGCCTGTGGTCTTTATTTTCTGATTAAAGCCCAGATACTTCAAAGTTACATGTTATCTTGTAGATTTATGTCCCACAGAGAAGATAATCCCGAGGGTGATGACATACTTCCCTGTAGGACACTCACCACTTTGTTTAAATCTAACCCAGCAGTCTTGTTCTAACTCTTTTTGGGTTTTATGCCTATAAATATCCAATTCCTCAAATGCTCTTGGAATCAACTTTACCATCTCACTCTTCTCCTCAATGAGATAAATAAATCTTTGACCCACggtcacttaaaaaaaagtaaatgttatAAGAAAAGGTTGTGTGTCTGTTAGGTGCAGTCTAGTCGAtttttcactcatagtgaccccgtgtgacagagcagaactgccccatagggtctcctaggctgtcatcttggCTCAAAAGGGGCAGTTTGGTGCAACTGGGGGAATTGAGTATGGTCTGAGTACCAGATGCAATTATAGAATTACTGCGATAGTACTTCCATGGTTTTGTAGGAGAATGTCTACCCTTACAGAGTATGTGCTCAAGTACTGAGGAGTGAGATGTCATGGTACCTGCAACTGTGTTCTAGATGTTTCAATtttccaaaaacagaaaaaggcgCAACAAAGCGGATATGGCAGAAGTCAACAGCTGTTTGATCTAGGTGGAGACTGTATGGGTGTCCATGAAATTGTTCTTTGAACCAACCCTTCTGTAggtttgaagtttttcttcatggGCGTCAGAAACTAGTAAGAAGACAGCCTCCTTCAGATCTCTTCTCAAATGCCCGTCCTCACAGACACACTCCATGACCACTGGAACCAGAACGAGGCCCGGTGGCCTCCTCCCAGCATCAGGTTCTGCCTGCTCGGCACTTCATCACAACTTGTGATGACGTGATGACTCAAGTAGTCTTTACTGCCCAACAGACTGTAAACGCTCTGAGAGCAAAGGCTTCAGCTGTCCTTCTCCGAGGAACGCCTAGCTAAGTAAATGGCTCACAGTAGACATCTGAGCCTTTGAGGAATAAATGTGCCACCACGTGAagttgaggtccctgggtggtgcaagccatTTGCGCTTTAACATAGAGGCTGGCGGTATGAACCCCCCCGCAGTGCAGCCAaagaaagtctggtgatctgcttctgtaaagaccatagctaagaaaaccttacagagcagttctactttataacacatggggtcgccatgagtggaaattgacttgacaacaatgggttttttattttcatatgaaatcatttattcttccttccttctctcctttcaccaatccttccacccacccaccctttcatccaccatccattcatccacccacccacccatctacccatccatccctGCATTCACCCatccctccacccacccacccatccctccatctacccatccatctacccacctatctacctACTCACCcattcttccatccatccatccctccatccctacACCTACCCATgcctccatccacccacccatgtctccatccacccacccatgccTCCCTCCACCCACGCCtccctccacccatccatcccTCTACCCACCCACCTATCCCTCCATCCCTACACCTACTCATGCctccatccacctacccatccCTCTATCTATCCActcatccctccctccatccacccacccatccctccatccctacACCTACCCATGCctccatccacctacccatccctccatccacccatccatccctccatccacccacccacccatccctctATCCATACACCTACCCTCCATCCACCCGCCCATCCCTCCATACACCCCCCATCCCTCCATCCACTCACCCATACATCCCTCCACCCGCTCACCCACCCATCTATCTACCCACATATCCCCCCACCTacccatccctccatccacccacccatccctccatccctacacccacccatccctccatccactcatccatccatccctccacccGCTCACCCACCCATCTATCTACCCACATAtccctccacccacccatccatccacccacccaccgaTTCACCCATCCCTCCATCtattcattcatccacccacccacccatccatccatccatctacccatctgtCCAGCCATCCAGGATTTATGGTGCTTGGCTCTAGAAATGGAGATGAATAGGCCCCTGCCCTCGAGTAGCTCGCGGACTAGCAGGTGGACAACAGCTACACCTGGTGATCAGTGCTATGACACAGAGAAACCCCTAAGGCTCAGACGAGCCCCAAAGAGGCCACTGACCCAGCCTGAGGGGTTAGTGGTGACTGTCTGGAAAACCAATTCCTGCAGCTGAAAGACAGCCAGTCACAGTGTAGCTCTGTCCTCAGCCTCCACAGGCCTCCTACCAACACCCAGGCCCCCAGCCAAGCACCTGGTGCCACATGCACTCATTGCCGCAAGTCAACACGCTCACTAAATCAATACAGGGCTGAGTCGAGGTACACGCTGTGTTCACCAAACACGTTGGCCATCTTCTCTGGCAGGCTACAGCCTGCAAGTCACTTCACCAATGCAGCTTCCATCACAAATCTGAGAACTGTACACCATTTACAAAGTCTTAACTATATTCATACTATACCACGGGACAAGCTGACTTTTACTAAATGCTAAAACGGGAAAGGGAGCAATAACAGAAGTTCGCAGAACCTCTCCGTCTCAGATTGACACCAGAGCTCACAGCAATCTTAGTCTCTCCTGACTGCGGCGTGATGGATGGTGGTCTGAGATGACCAGTGCTCATCCCAGGCCTCCTGCATGTTCACTATGACATGGGATGTGTGGCTCGCTTGCTTTATCTACAACATGGCCACCACTGCCCTTTGAGGTCAGGGAGGTGAAGTGCGTTCACCTGTCCATCGTGGCACGGGAGCAGGTGCTGGCAAACCCACCCTGCTGCAGGGCACTGGGTTTCTCAGGGACGCGAAGGTGCCTGAGCAGCACCGTCAGTGCCCCACCACGGCATAGCTGACCAAAGCCCACCGCCTCAGTGAGTCACAAGGTGACAGCGGAGGAAGACGCCAAGCCCTGCACACGTAGCAGAAGCAAGAAGACCGTTAACAAAGTGGGGTATGAACGGGCCTGGCTGACAGTGGGCGCTGCCCAGGACCTGGCAACAACACAGCCCAGCCTCACCTACTCTTGTGGGTGTATGTCCAGCAACACATAGGAGGGTCTGAGACAGCAAAAGGCCAGCGCAGGACGTACCGTGAGGCACACGGTGGAGTGGCTCAGGGTGGGCTCGGGAAACCCTGAGACAAGGAGGTCATGGGAGGAGCTGCAGGTAGAGGCCCCAGAGGAGACAGCTGGgaccccaagggacagaaagtcATGTGGCCAAGGTGCGCAGCAGTCAGATCATGGGGAGTGGGGTCCTTGTCAGGTGGTGATAAGGGGTGTGCTTTTTAGTCACATGTGATAAGAAACCACTGGGAAATTTTAaatagagattgttgttgttagttgccttctcgtgtcagttctgacccatggcgaccccatgtgtgcagagtagaactacttcacagGGTgtccaaagctgtgacctttcagaagcagatcaacaggcctgtcttctgaggcacctcggggtgggttcaaactgccaaacttctggctagtagtcaagtgcttaaccttttacGCCACCCAGCCACTCTTAAGTAGAGGAGTGACATGACTTACTGTATGTACAGAGAACAACCAGAGCGGCAGGAGTGGTTCTCTGGGTGACAGGATTAGGGGTGACGCTAGTTttcattacattatatcagatttctACATGTACTGTGTTAACGTTTACAGCCAAaagtaaaactaaaaccaaagccaaacaagCAAACCAAAGTAGCAGCTAAATGTGCTCCTTAGCAGGGCACCGAGCCGGCCACCAGCCCGCCCCTTGGGCCTGCCCTCCTGATGCCACCCAGTGCCCCTGCCCAGCTGCAGTCCACTCTACAAGCCGCCTCCCACCCCTGGGCACCAAGGCTCTTTCAGCCCTCCTTAACTTGGCCATACCATTCTATCTGCGGAGATTGCTCTCTCCTCCCTACCCACCcaccaaaaaatggaaaaaaacaaaccaaaaccttcCTACTTCTCCTTCAAAGACACCCCTCCAGGTGACCCCTCGTGCAGCTCCAGAGAGAAAGGCCTGCTTgagggccaagaggagctgagagagctgtcctgcactgaagaaggcagggatgtgctctccactgggcgggggcggggggggggggacctTCCAGACCCTGCCTACATGCTTACTGATCCTGACCCCGAGTTGTagcctgttccttaataaaccacttaactgtaggtatggtctgtgagttctgtgcggccattgcaacaaattatggaacccagcagagaagcagagagtgccggCTGCTGTCAGAACTGGTCAAAAGGCTGGAGAGTGgcagtatgtctgacctccacctcctgggcatcagctttgggctgatcctggtcactgcccccctgaagttagacaggttctcacactactactactaccatTTTTCAGCTCCCTTCCCACGGGCAAAAGGACAGCCACTGATGTGAGCCCCCCAGGGACTTACAAGGAATAACCCAAGCTCCAACTAGAGCCGCAAAGAGCGCCAGCAGCTGGAATTCTACTCAGAACCTTTGGAACCTGATGGCCAGTAACACTTACCAGACACTCCCCACGTGTCAGCCCCAGGGCCAAGTCAGACACACATGGTCTCATTCCATCCTGACCACCCACCCCCAGAACCTGTGCACATGTGACCTTACAGGGGACAAGGGCTGTGCAGGGTGATCAGAGAAGGATCTCAAGAGGGGAGATCCTTCTGGGTTAGCTGGGTGGGCCTGGTGTGACATCAGTGTCCTTACGAGAGGGCAGCAGAGGGACAGTCACTGCAGAACGGGGAGGCCGTGAGAGTgatggggccacaagccaaggaatggtgGCAGCATCCAGGAGTTGGGAGAGAAAGGATCAGATTATCCCCTCGGAGcctccagggagccctggtggcacagtggttaaagcactcgggtgctaaccaaaatgttggcagtttgaatgcaccagctgctctgtgggagaaagatgtggcgcctgcttccataaagaccacagccttggaaaccctctggggcagttctactcagtcctacagggtcgctgggagttgaaactgactcaaatgacaaagggtctggttttggttttgagcctccagaaggaaccagccctgccaataccctaatattaacccaaaAGATTCATTTCGGACTTCTGAcccccagaactgtaagagaagaCATTTGTGTAGTTTGTCACAGCGGTAACAGTGACACACACAGGTGCTCTCAGCATCGCCTCCTCCCCACCTGGCCCCACCCTTTCTTTCCAGATACTGCACCCGAGGCCCTAAGAAACCTCCCTACTCAGGTAACAGGTAGAAAATTAATTACTGGTTTGcaacctttcttcttttcctggtgATTTAATGCTATGAATTTCCCGCAAAGCGGTGCTTGCACTCTGTCCCACAATCTTGATATGCTGTATTTTCATTCACGTCAGAATATTCCCTCATTTTCCTCGTGACCTCCCCATGAATT encodes:
- the LOC126077401 gene encoding translation initiation factor IF-2-like isoform X24; protein product: MLHICISRVCFNSLECIPRHGAPGHTVDACVDCIPRHGAPGHTVGACVECIPRRGAPGRTVGACVECIPRRGAPGLRVGACVECIPRRGAPGLRVGACVECIPRRGAPGHTVGACVECIPRRGAPGRTVGACVECIPRHGAPGLRVGACVECIPRHGAPGRTVGACVECIPRRGAPGLRVGACVECIPRRGAPGRTVGACVECIPRRGAPGRTVGACVECIPRRGAPGRTVGACVECIPRRGAPGPRVGACVECIPRRGAPGRTVGACVECIPRRGAPGLRVGACVECIPRHGAPGRTVGACVECIPRRGAPGPRVGACVECIPRRGAPGRTVGACVECIPRRGAPGRTVGACVECIPRRGAPGRTVGACVECIPRRGAPGRTVGACVECIPRRGAPGRTVGACVECIPRRGAPGRTVGACVECIPRRGAPGRTVGACVECIPRRGAPGRTVGACVECIPRRGAPGRTVGACKKLPNSLPELLMHFPLLPSCDGSSSSTPSLSLVTVCLFSSPPEDFLGVF
- the LOC126077401 gene encoding translation initiation factor IF-2-like isoform X21, with translation MLHICISRVCFNSLECIPRHGAPGHTVDACVDCIPRHGAPGHTVGACVECIPRRGAPGRTVGACVECIPRRGAPGLRVGACVECIPRRGAPGLRVGACVECIPRRGAPGHTVGACVECIPRRGAPGRTVGACVECIPRRGAPGRTVGACVECIPRHGAPGLRVGACVECIPRHGAPGRTVGACVECIPRRGAPGLRVGACVECIPRRGAPGRTVGACVECIPRRGAPGRTVGACVECIPRRGAPGRTVGACVECIPRRGAPGPRVGACVECIPRRGAPGRTVGACVECIPRRGAPGLRVGACVECIPRHGAPGRTVGACVECIPRRGAPGPRVGACVECIPRRGAPGRTVGACVECIPRRGAPGRTVGACVECIPRRGAPGRTVGACVECIPRRGAPGRTVGACVECIPRRGAPGRTVGACVECIPRRGAPGRTVGACVECIPRRGAPGRTVGACVECIPRRGAPGRTVGACVECIPRRGAPGRTVGACKKLPNSLPELLMHFPLLPSCDGSSSSTPSLSLVTVCLFSSPPEDFLGVF
- the LOC126077401 gene encoding uncharacterized protein LOC126077401 isoform X25, which produces MLHICISRVCFNSLECIPRHGAPGHTVDACVDCIPRHGAPGHTVGACVECIPRRGAPGRTVGACVECIPRRGAPGLRVGACVECIPRRGAPGLRVGACVECIPRRGAPGHTVGACVECIPRRGAPGPRVGACVECIPRRGAPGRRVGACVECIPRRGAPGPRVGACVECIPRRGAPGRTVGACVECIPRRGAPGRTVGACVECIPRRGAPGRTVGACVECIPRHGAPGLRVGACVECIPRHGAPGRTVGACVECIPRRGAPGLRVGACVECIPRRGAPGRTVGACVECIPRRGAPGRTVGACVECIPRRGAPGRTVGACVECIPRRGAPGRTVGACVECIPRRGAPGRTVGACVECIPRRGAPGRTVGACVECIPRRGAPGRTVGACVECIPRRGAPGRTVGACVECIPRRGAPGRTVGACVECIPRRGAPGRTVGACVECIPRRGAPGRTVGACVECIPRRGAPGRTVGACKKLPNSLPELLMHFPLLPSCDGSSSSTPSLSLVTVCLFSSPPEDFLGVF
- the LOC126077401 gene encoding translation initiation factor IF-2-like isoform X37, translating into MLHICISRVCFNSLECIPRHGAPGHTVDACVDCIPRHGAPGHTVGACVECIPRRGAPGRTVGACVECIPRRGAPGLRVGACVECIPRRGAPGLRVGACVECIPRRGAPGLRVGACVECIPRRGAPGRTVGACVECIPRRGAPGRTVGACVECIPRRGAPGRTVGACVECIPRRGAPGPRVGACVECIPRRGAPGRTVGACVECIPRRGAPGLRVGACVECIPRHGAPGRTVGACVECIPRRGAPGPRVGACVECIPRRGAPGRTVGACVECIPRRGAPGRTVGACVECIPRRGAPGRTVGACVECIPRRGAPGRTVGACVECIPRRGAPGRTVGACVECIPRRGAPGRTVGACVECIPRRGAPGRTVGACVECIPRRGAPGRTVGACVECIPRRGAPGRTVGACKKLPNSLPELLMHFPLLPSCDGSSSSTPSLSLVTVCLFSSPPEDFLGVF